The Thioalkalivibrio sulfidiphilus HL-EbGr7 genome includes a window with the following:
- a CDS encoding PD40 domain-containing protein, translating into MALVALLSGCIVNDDGVVIEGDFPVAYVQRNVSTAGNPTDGIMFSPGGDLFIMEKASASARRINITQRETQGQGDVSDPEVSYDGTRLLFAMRRHTGESWNIWEYDIQTDALRRIIPDDETANLGNDVDPHYLPDGRIVFSSDRQEKTRALMQAEEIEPYAYRDEYEREAVIALHVMDQNGQNLRQISFNQSHDRNPTVLMSGEIMYSRWDHVANRNHFPIFFTNPDGTNMFVHYGAFSPGNSFLHPREMPDGRVMSSLMPLQGTSEGGALVIIDIANYSENNHPAPGVPAGGQGQYQATPFQVPLGMDVSEHGRYTTPYPLWDGTHRALVSFTPFQPTTEVNALTGELEEVEGPPRYGIYMLDMNRQSLRPLVPPPAGKILTDPIAILPRTLPNVVPDKNLDGELANRANGFGGTGMGVLSVKSVYDTDFLDIMGNSVLVEGESIPRVDGRPDLATLRDPALTTADERPARFIRVTRAVPTPPRISMDMIGESDFEMQEILGYAQVEPDGSFRIEVPADMPLGIAVTDAEGRALQSHTNWIQVRPGETRTCNGCHSPRRAEGPLNEGLAEAGPWPNSVPLWQGHARESMAETRTRIETSVLSLMQDLVYEDVWSDETIPEVTAAPSRTIDYAGLAPDIPAPVNGIINYPDHIQPLWTRNRGSDTCVTCHTGTEGAAGLDLSNTLGGSGRLASYDALMIGPPVVDEVTGLPRVEIRNDRVVIVREPPLVQVGGAANSSRTSHLIERLFEQPLRSAYRDRVGSEEATQDHSGMLNASELRLLAEWIDIGAQYYNDPWGGQARTLDNMLGRVNGLSEDDFDPVHQVLMSSCASCHQAFGNTGYVPDLSVTNDDFRTSRYVLTGNPTGDFNITVGMVNNVCQPELSSLLYRPSSDPVEALHPGVGVNQDEPVLSSLDAEYLVIWNWINDARAANDCP; encoded by the coding sequence ATGGCACTGGTCGCGCTGTTGAGCGGCTGCATCGTCAACGACGATGGCGTCGTCATCGAGGGCGATTTCCCGGTGGCCTATGTGCAGCGCAACGTCTCCACGGCGGGCAACCCCACCGACGGCATCATGTTCAGCCCCGGCGGCGACCTCTTCATTATGGAGAAGGCCTCCGCCAGCGCACGACGCATCAACATCACCCAGCGCGAGACCCAGGGACAGGGCGACGTCTCCGACCCGGAGGTCTCCTACGACGGTACGCGTCTGCTGTTCGCCATGCGACGCCACACCGGCGAGAGCTGGAACATCTGGGAATACGACATCCAGACCGACGCCCTGCGCCGGATCATTCCCGACGACGAGACGGCGAATCTCGGCAACGACGTGGACCCCCACTACCTGCCGGACGGGCGCATCGTGTTCTCCTCCGACCGCCAGGAGAAGACCCGGGCCCTGATGCAGGCGGAGGAGATCGAACCCTACGCCTACCGGGACGAGTATGAACGGGAGGCCGTCATCGCCCTGCACGTCATGGATCAGAACGGGCAGAACCTCCGCCAGATCTCCTTCAACCAGAGCCACGACCGCAACCCCACGGTGCTCATGAGCGGCGAGATCATGTACTCCCGCTGGGACCACGTGGCCAACCGCAACCACTTCCCCATCTTCTTCACCAACCCGGACGGCACCAACATGTTCGTGCACTACGGGGCCTTCAGTCCGGGCAACAGCTTCCTGCATCCCCGGGAAATGCCGGACGGTCGGGTCATGTCCTCCCTGATGCCCCTGCAGGGCACCAGCGAGGGCGGCGCCCTGGTGATCATCGACATCGCCAACTATTCCGAGAACAATCATCCCGCCCCAGGTGTGCCCGCTGGAGGACAGGGCCAGTACCAGGCCACCCCCTTCCAGGTCCCCCTGGGCATGGACGTCTCGGAGCATGGCCGCTACACCACGCCCTACCCCCTGTGGGACGGCACCCACCGAGCCCTGGTGTCCTTCACCCCCTTCCAGCCGACCACCGAGGTCAATGCCCTGACCGGTGAGCTGGAGGAGGTTGAAGGACCGCCCCGCTACGGCATCTACATGCTGGACATGAATCGCCAGAGCCTGCGTCCTCTCGTCCCGCCACCAGCCGGCAAGATCCTCACCGATCCCATCGCCATCCTGCCCCGGACCTTGCCCAACGTCGTGCCGGACAAGAACCTGGACGGCGAACTTGCCAACCGCGCCAACGGTTTCGGCGGCACCGGCATGGGCGTTCTGAGCGTGAAGAGCGTCTATGACACCGACTTCCTGGACATCATGGGCAACAGCGTGCTGGTGGAGGGGGAGTCCATCCCCCGCGTTGATGGCCGCCCGGACTTGGCGACCCTGCGTGACCCTGCCCTGACCACGGCCGATGAGCGCCCGGCGCGCTTCATCCGGGTGACCCGGGCCGTGCCCACGCCGCCACGCATCTCCATGGACATGATCGGCGAGTCCGACTTCGAGATGCAGGAGATCCTGGGCTATGCCCAGGTGGAGCCGGACGGTTCCTTCCGCATCGAGGTGCCCGCCGACATGCCCCTGGGCATCGCCGTCACCGACGCCGAGGGCCGCGCCCTGCAGAGCCACACCAACTGGATCCAGGTGCGCCCCGGCGAGACCCGCACCTGCAACGGCTGCCATTCCCCGCGCCGCGCCGAGGGCCCGCTGAACGAGGGCCTCGCCGAAGCTGGCCCGTGGCCTAACAGTGTCCCCCTGTGGCAGGGTCATGCCCGGGAATCCATGGCCGAGACCCGCACCCGTATCGAAACGAGCGTCCTGAGCCTGATGCAGGACCTGGTCTACGAGGATGTGTGGAGCGACGAGACGATCCCAGAAGTTACGGCCGCGCCATCAAGGACAATCGATTACGCGGGGCTGGCTCCGGACATTCCCGCGCCCGTCAACGGCATCATCAACTACCCCGACCACATCCAGCCACTCTGGACACGGAATCGCGGCAGTGACACCTGCGTCACTTGTCACACGGGCACCGAGGGAGCCGCTGGTCTTGATCTCTCCAATACCCTGGGCGGCAGCGGCCGACTGGCCTCCTACGACGCCCTGATGATCGGCCCCCCGGTGGTGGATGAAGTCACCGGCCTGCCCCGGGTGGAGATCCGCAACGACCGGGTGGTGATCGTGCGCGAGCCGCCCCTGGTGCAGGTGGGCGGGGCCGCCAACAGCTCCCGCACCAGCCACTTGATCGAGCGCCTGTTCGAGCAGCCCCTGCGCTCCGCCTACCGGGACCGGGTGGGCTCCGAGGAGGCCACCCAGGACCACAGCGGCATGCTCAACGCCTCCGAGCTGCGCCTGCTGGCCGAGTGGATCGACATCGGCGCCCAGTACTACAACGACCCTTGGGGCGGTCAGGCACGCACCCTGGATAACATGCTGGGCCGGGTGAATGGTCTTTCCGAGGACGACTTCGACCCGGTCCACCAGGTGCTCATGAGCAGCTGCGCCAGCTGTCATCAGGCCTTCGGCAACACCGGCTACGTGCCCGACCTGAGCGTCACCAACGACGACTTCCGCACCAGCCGCTACGTGCTGACCGGCAACCCGACGGGTGACTTCAACATCACCGTGGGCATGGTCAACAACGTCTGCCAGCCCGAGCTCAGCAGCCTGCTGTACCGGCCCAGCTCCGATCCCGTCGAGGCACTGCATCCGGGCGTGGGCGTGAATCAGGATGAACCGGTTCTCTCCAGCCTTGATGCTGAATACCTGGTCATCTGGAACTGGATCAACGACGCCCGCGCGGCCAACGACTGTCCATGA
- a CDS encoding FAD:protein FMN transferase: MARRNGHARDTKGAMGHRGISHRQAFAAGLAGSLACIALLVAPIALADWHRQDAQIMGTTVLVQAWHKDAAVARAGIDAVIRDMHRIDALMSTYKADSELSRLNAQAAHHPVRASEELFSLISRALEFSELSGGAFDVTYASVGYRYDYRQGIRPDDRTREALLPGIDFRHVILDREQGTIAYRREGVRIDLGGIAKGYAVERGAAILRKHGIEHGQVGAGGDTRLLGDRRGRPWVVGIRDPRDRDRMVAQLPLVDEAISTSGDYERYFEEDGHRYHHIIDPGTGTSARGVRSVSVIGPDATLTDALSTGVFVLGATDGLELINRLPDVEAVIVDDEGRLWFSSGLDMQQP, translated from the coding sequence ATGGCCAGGCGCAACGGCCACGCCAGGGACACCAAGGGCGCAATGGGACACCGGGGGATCTCACATCGACAGGCCTTCGCGGCCGGCCTTGCCGGGTCGCTTGCCTGTATTGCCCTGCTGGTCGCCCCCATCGCCCTCGCCGACTGGCACCGACAGGACGCCCAGATCATGGGCACCACGGTACTGGTGCAGGCCTGGCACAAGGATGCCGCCGTGGCCCGCGCCGGGATCGACGCGGTCATCCGGGACATGCATCGCATCGATGCCCTGATGAGCACCTACAAGGCTGACAGCGAACTCTCCCGCCTCAATGCCCAGGCCGCGCATCACCCCGTACGCGCCAGCGAGGAGCTGTTCTCGCTCATCTCCCGCGCCCTGGAGTTCTCGGAACTGAGCGGCGGCGCCTTCGACGTCACCTACGCCAGCGTCGGCTATCGCTACGACTACCGCCAGGGCATCCGCCCCGACGACCGGACCCGGGAAGCACTCCTGCCCGGCATCGACTTCCGCCACGTGATCCTCGACCGGGAGCAGGGCACCATCGCCTACCGGCGCGAGGGTGTGCGCATCGACCTGGGCGGCATCGCAAAGGGTTATGCGGTGGAACGCGGCGCCGCCATCCTGCGCAAACATGGCATCGAGCACGGACAGGTCGGCGCAGGCGGTGACACCCGTCTGCTGGGCGACCGGCGCGGCCGCCCCTGGGTCGTCGGCATACGCGACCCGCGCGACCGTGACCGCATGGTGGCGCAACTGCCCCTGGTGGACGAAGCCATCTCCACCTCCGGCGACTACGAGCGCTATTTCGAGGAAGACGGTCACCGCTACCACCACATCATCGACCCGGGCACCGGCACCTCAGCCCGCGGGGTACGCAGCGTGAGTGTCATCGGCCCTGACGCCACCCTCACGGACGCCCTGTCCACCGGGGTGTTCGTGCTGGGCGCGACGGACGGGCTCGAACTGATCAACCGGCTCCCGGACGTGGAGGCCGTGATCGTCGACGACGAGGGTCGGTTGTGGTTTTCATCCGGGCTGGACATGCAACAGCCCTGA
- a CDS encoding isoaspartyl peptidase/L-asparaginase family protein encodes MSPVLLVHGGAGRYPEADDRAGALEGCEAAAREGWAVLRAGGSALDAVQAAVMALEDDPRFNAGSGSVLNAEGRVEMDAAIMDGSTVRAGAVAAVTTLRNPVAAARRVLEEGRTVLRVGPAAEAFARAQGLEAVEPAALITPRQQARWQAAHETVGCVALDAQGRLAAATSTGGLFDKPPGRVGDSALIGCGTYADERGAVSCTGQGEAIIRAALAMRVLSGLGADADPQAVARQALLWLAQRTGAEAGLILLDHQGRSAVVHNAPYMAFCRIEGEGRMSRGL; translated from the coding sequence ATGTCCCCGGTGCTGCTGGTCCACGGCGGTGCGGGCCGCTATCCCGAAGCCGATGACCGGGCCGGGGCCCTGGAGGGCTGCGAGGCGGCGGCCCGCGAGGGCTGGGCAGTGCTCAGGGCCGGCGGCAGCGCCCTGGATGCGGTCCAGGCTGCCGTCATGGCCCTGGAGGACGATCCCCGTTTCAATGCCGGCTCCGGCTCGGTGCTCAATGCCGAGGGACGGGTGGAGATGGACGCGGCCATCATGGATGGCTCCACGGTGCGTGCCGGGGCGGTGGCGGCGGTGACCACGCTGCGCAATCCCGTGGCCGCCGCCCGGCGGGTGCTGGAGGAGGGTCGCACGGTGCTGCGGGTGGGCCCCGCCGCCGAGGCCTTCGCCCGGGCACAGGGCCTGGAAGCCGTCGAGCCCGCCGCCCTGATCACGCCCCGCCAGCAGGCCCGCTGGCAGGCGGCCCACGAGACCGTGGGCTGCGTGGCCCTGGACGCCCAGGGGCGTCTCGCGGCGGCCACCTCCACCGGCGGTCTGTTCGACAAGCCGCCGGGCAGGGTGGGGGATTCGGCCCTGATCGGCTGCGGCACCTACGCCGACGAGCGCGGCGCGGTCTCCTGCACCGGTCAGGGGGAGGCCATCATCCGCGCAGCGCTCGCCATGCGGGTGCTGTCCGGGCTCGGGGCCGATGCCGATCCCCAGGCCGTGGCCCGCCAGGCACTCCTGTGGCTCGCCCAGCGCACCGGCGCCGAGGCGGGCCTGATCCTTTTGGACCACCAGGGCCGCAGCGCCGTGGTCCACAACGCCCCCTACATGGCCTTCTGCCGCATCGAGGGCGAGGGGCGGATGAGTCGCGGTCTGTGA
- a CDS encoding PA0069 family radical SAM protein, with product MSAKGQGAHRGRGATRSPAARYESTRSEPVDDGWHQEEALPPLRTRVTEERPRRVISRNDSPDVPFELSINPYRGCEHGCVYCFARPSHAYMGLSPGLDFETELFAKTGAAERLREELARPGHVPSPIALGINTDAYQPVERRLRITRDLLEVLAEARHPVTIVTKSALIERDLDLLAPMARAGLAQVAVSITTLDRELARRLEPRAAAPQRRLETMRHLSEAGVPVTLLMAPLIPVLTDGEVEGLLAAAAEAGAVAAGYVLLRLPLEVADLFEDWLRTHVPLKAKHVLSRIRDTRGGQLYDARFGRRMVGEGAYAELLRQRFRLARRRAGLAGRMPELDLSQFVPPRVPTKDGQLDLF from the coding sequence GTGAGCGCCAAGGGTCAGGGTGCCCATCGGGGTCGGGGCGCGACCCGCAGTCCCGCCGCCCGGTACGAGTCCACTCGCAGCGAGCCGGTGGACGACGGCTGGCACCAGGAGGAGGCCCTCCCGCCCTTGCGCACCCGGGTGACCGAGGAACGCCCCCGGCGGGTGATCTCCCGCAACGACTCCCCGGACGTGCCCTTCGAGCTGTCCATCAATCCCTACCGGGGTTGTGAGCATGGCTGCGTCTACTGCTTCGCTCGCCCCAGTCACGCCTACATGGGCCTTTCCCCGGGCCTGGATTTCGAGACCGAGCTGTTCGCCAAGACCGGCGCGGCCGAACGGTTGCGAGAGGAACTGGCCCGGCCCGGTCACGTGCCGAGCCCCATCGCGCTCGGCATCAACACCGATGCCTACCAGCCGGTGGAGCGGCGCCTGCGCATCACCCGGGATCTGCTGGAAGTGCTTGCCGAGGCCCGTCACCCGGTGACCATCGTCACCAAGTCGGCGCTGATCGAACGGGACCTGGACCTGCTCGCCCCCATGGCCCGGGCGGGGCTGGCCCAGGTGGCGGTGTCCATCACCACCCTGGACCGGGAACTGGCCCGGCGCCTGGAGCCCCGGGCGGCGGCGCCCCAGCGGCGCCTGGAGACCATGCGTCATCTCAGCGAAGCGGGGGTGCCCGTCACTCTGCTGATGGCGCCACTCATTCCGGTGCTCACGGACGGGGAGGTGGAGGGCCTGCTGGCGGCGGCCGCCGAAGCCGGCGCGGTGGCGGCGGGCTACGTGCTGCTGCGACTGCCCCTGGAGGTGGCGGACCTGTTCGAGGACTGGCTGCGCACCCACGTGCCGCTCAAGGCCAAGCACGTGCTGTCACGCATCAGGGACACCCGTGGCGGTCAGCTCTACGACGCCCGCTTCGGCCGGCGCATGGTGGGCGAGGGCGCCTACGCGGAACTGCTGCGCCAGCGCTTCCGGTTGGCGCGCCGCCGCGCGGGGCTTGCAGGCCGGATGCCGGAACTGGATCTGTCCCAGTTCGTGCCGCCCCGTGTGCCCACGAAGGATGGGCAGCTGGATCTGTTCTGA